From Actinopolymorpha cephalotaxi, one genomic window encodes:
- a CDS encoding MarR family winged helix-turn-helix transcriptional regulator, whose protein sequence is MHAPDSPPADPTDSGPADDRPTTEVGPADDRPTTDSGPADDGPADDRPTDDTAEQIAALLDGLVRRQRRAGRGSLEALGVEVTQGQMRVLRTLSHAENPLRISELANQLGIVPRSATSVVDDLEGAGLVARKPDPADRRATLVGLTPAGGRMLDRIRRSRRDAMVALVERLNAGERTDLLRLLGRLAEDDGCADRPGHGRS, encoded by the coding sequence GTGCACGCACCGGACAGCCCACCGGCCGACCCGACGGACAGCGGTCCGGCGGACGACCGCCCGACGACGGAAGTCGGTCCGGCGGACGACCGCCCGACGACGGACAGCGGTCCGGCGGACGACGGTCCGGCGGACGACCGCCCGACCGACGACACCGCCGAGCAGATCGCCGCGCTGCTCGACGGGTTGGTACGCCGCCAGCGCCGGGCCGGCCGCGGGTCGCTGGAGGCGCTCGGCGTCGAGGTGACCCAGGGACAGATGCGGGTGCTGCGGACCCTGAGCCATGCCGAGAACCCGTTGCGGATCAGCGAACTCGCCAACCAGTTGGGCATCGTGCCCCGCTCGGCGACGTCGGTCGTGGACGACCTGGAGGGCGCCGGTCTGGTGGCGAGGAAGCCGGACCCCGCCGACCGCCGGGCGACTCTGGTGGGCCTCACGCCGGCGGGCGGGCGCATGCTGGACCGCATCCGGCGCAGCCGTCGCGACGCGATGGTCGCGTTGGTCGAACGCCTGAACGCCGGCGAGCGCACCGATCTGCTGCGGCTGCTGGGCCGGCTGGCCGAGGACGACGGCTGTGCCGACCGTCCGGGCCACGGCAGGTCCTAG
- a CDS encoding ABC transporter ATP-binding protein produces MNRGGGGAAMRSFMKDTSVRGHKLAPRTIRRILAFGRPYRGLLTIFLLLVAVDATVGAVTPLLFRGIIDDGITPGRTDVVVSLAGIVALLALLSAAATLAQRWFSARIGEGLVFDLRTAVFDHVQGMPVAFFSRTQTGALIQRLNGDVLGAQQAFTSTLSNVVSNLLSVVLVLAAMLAMSWQITLLALVLLPLFVLPARMMAPRLRAATAESYRLNATMAQTMTERFNVAGAMLAKLFGRPQDSSRDFAGKAARVRDIGVTTATYAGIFRVSLTLVAALAVALVYGLGGVFAVEGALGIGTVVALTAYLTRLYGPLTSLSNLQVDVMTTLVSFERVLEVLDLPPMVADRADAVDLPANVEPRLEFDRVSFRYPSAAEVSLASLESVATLSRQVGEEVLRDVNVEVAPGRMVAVVGPSGAGKTTLASLVSRLYDVTSGTIRVGGHDVRSVTQRSLRSVIGVVTQDSHMYHDTIRANLLLARPDAADADLWAALDAARIGPLVAGLPDGLETVVGDRGYRLSGGERQRLAIARLLLKAPSIVILDEATAHLDSESEAAVQAALATALTGRTSLVIAHRLSTVRDADEILVLDEGRVRERGTHEQLLAAGGLYAELYRTQFARQDGEDELAAVPTP; encoded by the coding sequence ATGAACCGAGGCGGCGGTGGCGCCGCCATGCGGTCCTTCATGAAGGACACCTCAGTACGCGGGCACAAGCTCGCCCCCCGCACGATCCGCCGCATCCTCGCCTTCGGCCGCCCCTACCGCGGCCTGCTGACGATCTTCCTGCTCCTCGTGGCCGTCGACGCGACCGTCGGCGCCGTCACTCCCCTGCTCTTCCGCGGGATCATCGACGACGGCATCACCCCCGGCCGTACCGACGTCGTGGTGTCCCTCGCCGGAATCGTCGCGCTCCTCGCCCTGCTGTCCGCGGCGGCCACCCTGGCCCAGCGGTGGTTCTCCGCCCGGATCGGCGAGGGCCTCGTCTTCGACCTGCGCACCGCGGTGTTCGACCACGTGCAGGGCATGCCGGTCGCCTTCTTCAGCCGTACGCAGACCGGCGCGCTCATCCAGCGGCTCAACGGCGACGTACTCGGCGCCCAGCAGGCGTTCACCTCCACGCTGTCCAACGTGGTGAGCAACCTGCTCAGCGTGGTGCTCGTCCTCGCCGCGATGCTGGCGATGTCGTGGCAGATCACCCTGCTGGCGTTGGTGCTGCTGCCGCTGTTCGTCCTACCCGCCCGGATGATGGCCCCCAGGCTGCGCGCGGCGACCGCCGAGAGCTACCGGCTCAACGCCACCATGGCTCAGACAATGACCGAGCGGTTCAACGTCGCGGGCGCCATGCTGGCCAAGCTGTTCGGCCGGCCGCAGGACTCCTCCCGCGACTTCGCCGGCAAGGCCGCGAGAGTCCGCGACATCGGGGTCACCACCGCGACGTACGCCGGGATCTTCCGGGTCTCGCTCACTCTCGTCGCCGCGCTCGCGGTGGCGCTCGTCTACGGACTGGGCGGCGTCTTCGCCGTCGAGGGCGCGCTCGGCATCGGCACCGTGGTCGCGCTCACCGCCTACCTCACCCGGCTGTACGGGCCGCTCACCTCGCTGTCGAACCTCCAGGTCGACGTGATGACGACGCTGGTCAGCTTCGAGCGGGTGCTGGAGGTGCTCGACCTGCCGCCGATGGTCGCCGACCGCGCGGACGCGGTGGACCTGCCGGCGAACGTCGAACCCAGGCTGGAGTTCGATCGCGTGTCGTTCCGCTATCCCTCCGCGGCCGAGGTGTCCCTCGCGTCCCTGGAGTCGGTGGCCACGCTGTCCCGGCAGGTCGGCGAGGAGGTGCTGCGGGACGTGAACGTCGAGGTCGCGCCGGGCCGGATGGTCGCCGTGGTCGGCCCGTCCGGTGCCGGTAAGACGACGCTGGCCTCGCTGGTGTCCCGGCTGTACGACGTGACCAGCGGCACCATCCGCGTCGGCGGCCACGACGTCCGCTCGGTCACCCAGCGGTCACTGCGATCGGTGATCGGCGTGGTCACCCAGGACTCGCACATGTACCACGACACCATCCGTGCCAACCTGCTGCTGGCCCGCCCGGACGCCGCCGACGCCGACCTGTGGGCGGCACTGGACGCGGCCCGGATCGGTCCCCTGGTGGCCGGTCTGCCCGACGGGCTGGAGACCGTTGTCGGTGACCGCGGCTACCGCCTGTCCGGCGGCGAACGCCAGCGGCTCGCCATCGCCCGGCTGCTGCTGAAGGCCCCGTCGATCGTCATCCTGGACGAGGCCACCGCACACCTGGACTCCGAGTCCGAGGCGGCGGTGCAGGCCGCGCTGGCCACCGCGCTGACCGGGCGTACGTCCCTGGTGATCGCGCACCGGCTGTCCACGGTCCGCGACGCCGACGAGATCCTGGTCCTGGACGAGGGCCGGGTACGCGAACGCGGCACGCACGAGCAGCTGCTCGCCGCCGGCGGGCTCTACGCCGAGCTGTACCGCACGCAGTTCGCGCGTCAGGACGGCGAGGACGAACTCGCCGCAGTGCCCACGCCATAA
- a CDS encoding polysaccharide lyase 8 family protein, which yields MRHNAPRYGLMVVALLLSLLGLGVPPDAPGDGDRPSGSSGHGAGSSGSGDGSSPSSGSFESADSFDTLRQRWKDSLDGGPGLNVQDPDVARRITALTEAGRGFWESMDTTPDTYVWSDLADVSANGYAIDATYIRLRAMTLALSTAGSPLHGDVRLRDDIITALDWVNTHWYNDTTVARGNWWEWYIGAPNRLKDITVMLYDQLSPAQLHNYTAALDHFVPSDIGNWRGANATDILVHQLVSGVLQKSGERVANVRNLIPPLLDYATSGVGFYEDGSYIDHVAVPYNLSYGKEHLNSLSNIVYLLSGSPWDISAQDAGKFYATIYNGYEPLIYKGAGMDMVRGRAIGRNIEQDHDAGHAVIANIATIATVAPPEHAARFKAMIKSWVGADTYRNFYAAGNSRATLFVVTTVKEIMADPAITPRPEPVGHFAYNSMDRTVHRARGFAFAIAKSSKRVLNYEQMNNENAKAWYTGDGMTYLYNDDLGQFAGNFWPTVDMTRLPGTTTEVRPRFRGNPEGNVQNGDGEGVPANSWSGGSVLGDYGASGMHLRPVGGVLGGSLSARKSWFMFDDEVVALGSDIRTTSPAGRRVETVVENRKLNADGTNRLVVDGVAEPSEPGWSRELADVSWINLGANPGSDVRDSIGYYFPGGATVDALRDTRTGRWSDLSANGTGGPAYTNHFMTLTMDHGVDPAAASYSYVLLPNRTPAQTRDYARRPDIAVLANTDAVHAVRENTLGVTGYNFWTDAATGAGDVTSNRRASVMTREVAGDTFEIAVNDPTRENAGTIDIEIDRAALSLVSGDPRITVTQLSPTIKLAVDVDAARGKSFTAKFRLR from the coding sequence ATGAGGCATAACGCTCCACGTTACGGACTGATGGTGGTGGCTCTGTTGCTTTCCCTGCTGGGGTTGGGTGTTCCTCCTGACGCGCCCGGCGACGGCGACAGGCCGTCCGGGTCGTCCGGCCACGGCGCCGGATCGTCCGGCTCCGGCGACGGCTCGTCCCCCTCCTCGGGCTCGTTCGAATCCGCCGACTCCTTCGACACGCTTCGTCAGCGCTGGAAGGACTCCCTGGACGGCGGGCCCGGCCTGAACGTGCAGGACCCGGACGTCGCGCGCCGGATCACCGCCCTCACCGAAGCGGGGCGGGGCTTCTGGGAGTCGATGGACACGACTCCGGACACCTACGTCTGGAGCGACCTCGCCGACGTCAGCGCGAACGGCTACGCGATCGACGCGACGTACATCCGGCTCCGTGCGATGACGCTGGCCTTGTCCACGGCGGGCTCGCCGCTGCACGGCGACGTACGCCTGCGCGACGACATCATCACCGCCCTGGACTGGGTGAACACCCACTGGTACAACGACACGACCGTGGCGCGGGGCAACTGGTGGGAGTGGTACATCGGTGCTCCCAACCGGCTCAAGGACATCACGGTGATGCTGTACGACCAGCTGAGTCCGGCGCAGCTCCACAACTACACCGCGGCTCTGGACCACTTCGTTCCGTCCGACATCGGGAACTGGCGAGGAGCCAACGCCACCGACATCCTCGTTCACCAGCTCGTGAGCGGGGTCCTGCAGAAGAGCGGCGAACGCGTCGCGAACGTGCGAAACCTGATCCCGCCGTTGCTGGACTACGCGACCAGCGGCGTCGGCTTCTACGAGGACGGCTCCTACATCGACCACGTAGCGGTGCCGTACAACCTGTCGTACGGCAAGGAGCACCTCAACAGCCTGTCGAACATCGTCTACCTGCTCAGCGGATCACCGTGGGACATCTCCGCGCAGGATGCCGGGAAGTTCTACGCCACCATCTACAACGGCTACGAACCCCTTATCTACAAGGGCGCCGGGATGGACATGGTGCGCGGCCGTGCGATCGGGCGGAACATCGAACAGGACCACGACGCCGGGCACGCCGTCATCGCCAACATCGCCACGATCGCGACCGTCGCACCACCCGAGCACGCCGCGCGGTTCAAGGCGATGATCAAGTCCTGGGTGGGTGCGGACACCTACCGGAACTTCTACGCCGCCGGCAATTCCCGGGCAACCCTCTTCGTGGTGACCACCGTGAAGGAGATCATGGCCGATCCGGCGATCACGCCACGGCCGGAGCCGGTCGGCCACTTCGCGTACAACAGCATGGACCGGACCGTCCACCGTGCAAGGGGTTTCGCGTTCGCGATCGCGAAGAGTTCCAAGCGGGTGCTGAACTACGAGCAGATGAACAACGAGAACGCCAAGGCCTGGTACACCGGCGACGGGATGACCTACCTCTACAACGACGACCTCGGGCAGTTCGCCGGGAACTTCTGGCCGACCGTCGACATGACGCGGCTGCCCGGAACCACCACGGAGGTACGGCCCCGCTTCCGCGGCAACCCCGAGGGCAACGTGCAGAACGGTGACGGCGAGGGAGTGCCGGCCAACTCCTGGTCGGGAGGGAGTGTTCTCGGCGACTACGGCGCCTCCGGCATGCACCTGCGCCCGGTCGGGGGCGTGCTCGGCGGTTCACTGAGCGCGCGGAAGTCGTGGTTCATGTTCGACGACGAGGTTGTCGCTCTGGGCTCGGACATCAGGACGACCTCGCCGGCCGGCCGCCGAGTTGAGACGGTCGTGGAGAACCGCAAGCTGAACGCGGACGGCACCAATCGGCTGGTCGTGGACGGTGTGGCCGAGCCGAGCGAGCCCGGCTGGTCGCGCGAGCTCGCCGATGTCTCCTGGATCAACCTCGGCGCCAACCCCGGCAGTGACGTTCGCGACTCCATCGGCTACTACTTCCCTGGCGGCGCCACGGTGGACGCCCTGCGGGACACCCGCACCGGCCGCTGGTCCGACCTGTCCGCCAACGGAACCGGCGGGCCGGCGTACACCAACCACTTCATGACGCTCACCATGGACCACGGCGTCGATCCCGCCGCCGCCTCCTACAGCTATGTGCTGTTGCCGAACCGCACTCCGGCGCAGACCCGTGACTACGCCAGGAGGCCGGACATCGCGGTGCTCGCCAACACGGACGCAGTGCACGCCGTCCGCGAGAACACCCTCGGAGTCACCGGCTACAACTTCTGGACCGACGCGGCCACCGGGGCGGGCGACGTCACCAGTAACCGGCGGGCGTCGGTGATGACGCGGGAGGTGGCCGGCGACACCTTCGAGATCGCGGTGAACGACCCGACGAGGGAGAACGCGGGAACGATCGACATCGAGATCGACCGGGCGGCGCTGTCCCTCGTCTCCGGTGATCCCCGGATCACGGTGACCCAGCTGAGTCCGACCATCAAACTCGCGGTCGACGTCGACGCCGCAAGGGGAAAGTCGTTCACCGCGAAGTTCCGCCTGCGGTAA
- a CDS encoding class I SAM-dependent methyltransferase, translating to MSTDSTGSTDSTGSTGSARSAGHSGSALNDYVRPADPGQRERRAESFGAGAAAYAEFRPSYPETAVRWALEPVAGEDVVRVLDLAAGTGKLTEVVRGLGLDVVAVEPDDAMLAELHRRLPDVPAFTGTAEAIPAPDGAFDAVVVGQAFHWFDRDRALPEIARVLRPGGVLAALWNLHDDGVAWVAGLNEVVQALGSVRETRESPMRQELFDHVAFAGQETAEFGSHERRTSEQVVGMLGTHSRILVMDEVDRAQVLARVRGYLRARPETSSGEFDVPLVTIALRAVRA from the coding sequence ATGTCCACCGACTCCACCGGGTCGACCGACTCCACCGGGTCCACCGGGTCCGCCCGGTCCGCCGGGCACAGCGGGTCGGCGCTCAACGACTACGTTCGTCCGGCCGACCCCGGCCAGCGCGAACGGCGCGCGGAGTCGTTCGGCGCCGGCGCTGCCGCCTACGCGGAGTTCCGGCCGAGCTACCCCGAGACGGCGGTGCGCTGGGCGCTCGAACCCGTCGCGGGCGAGGACGTCGTACGCGTTCTCGACCTCGCCGCCGGGACGGGCAAGCTGACCGAGGTGGTCCGCGGCCTCGGCCTGGACGTGGTCGCGGTCGAGCCCGACGACGCGATGCTGGCCGAGTTGCACCGGCGGCTGCCCGACGTGCCCGCGTTCACCGGGACCGCGGAGGCGATCCCCGCACCCGACGGCGCGTTCGACGCTGTGGTCGTGGGGCAGGCGTTCCACTGGTTCGACCGGGACCGCGCGCTGCCGGAGATCGCCCGGGTGCTGCGCCCCGGCGGCGTACTCGCCGCGTTGTGGAACCTGCACGACGACGGCGTCGCGTGGGTAGCCGGGCTGAACGAGGTGGTGCAGGCGCTCGGTTCGGTACGCGAGACCCGCGAGTCGCCCATGCGGCAGGAGCTTTTCGACCACGTGGCGTTCGCCGGCCAGGAGACCGCGGAGTTCGGGTCCCACGAACGCCGGACCAGCGAGCAGGTGGTCGGGATGCTCGGCACGCACTCGCGGATCCTGGTGATGGACGAGGTGGACCGGGCGCAGGTGCTCGCCCGGGTCCGCGGCTATCTGCGGGCCCGGCCGGAGACGTCCTCCGGCGAGTTCGACGTCCCGCTGGTCACCATCGCCCTCCGCGCGGTCCGCGCCTAG
- a CDS encoding TrmH family RNA methyltransferase: MREEVSPKDRFVTVYGFRPVLAALADEALQIDKVLVAEGSRGPSVREIVAAADARGVPVRREPAHRITLLSGNGRHDNGVLADVVAPRMRTLAGALDVRHHERPPTVLVLDGITTPSNVGMILRSATAAGLAGVVVPHHGVAGIDPLVVKASAGVAFRAPVLRAETAQDAVERLVEAGYTVFGLAADAPETVFDAEVPPFAAFVLGSETAGVSPAIRPYVGTWVRIPMPGDVESLNVAGAAAVVSFELVRRGLTTAGPATGQAKTGRA, from the coding sequence GTGCGGGAAGAGGTGTCGCCCAAGGACCGGTTCGTGACCGTGTACGGCTTCCGGCCGGTGCTGGCCGCGCTCGCAGACGAGGCGCTGCAGATCGACAAGGTGCTGGTGGCCGAGGGGTCGCGCGGGCCGTCGGTGCGCGAGATCGTCGCCGCCGCCGACGCCAGGGGAGTGCCGGTACGCCGGGAGCCGGCGCACCGGATCACCCTGCTGTCCGGCAACGGCCGGCACGACAACGGCGTGCTCGCCGACGTGGTGGCGCCGCGGATGCGCACCCTCGCCGGCGCGCTCGACGTACGCCATCATGAGCGGCCGCCCACGGTGCTCGTCCTGGACGGGATCACCACACCGTCGAACGTCGGGATGATCCTGCGTTCGGCCACCGCGGCCGGCCTGGCCGGGGTCGTCGTACCCCACCACGGTGTGGCCGGCATCGACCCGCTGGTGGTGAAGGCCTCCGCGGGCGTGGCGTTCCGGGCACCGGTGCTGCGGGCGGAGACCGCGCAGGACGCGGTGGAGCGACTGGTCGAGGCGGGATACACGGTGTTCGGGCTGGCCGCGGACGCGCCGGAGACGGTGTTCGACGCGGAGGTGCCACCGTTCGCGGCGTTCGTGCTGGGCAGCGAGACGGCCGGGGTGAGCCCGGCGATCCGGCCCTACGTCGGCACCTGGGTGCGGATCCCGATGCCGGGGGACGTGGAGTCCCTCAACGTCGCCGGCGCGGCCGCCGTGGTGTCGTTCGAGCTGGTACGCCGAGGCCTGACCACCGCCGGGCCGGCGACCGGCCAGGCGAAGACCGGGAGGGCCTGA
- a CDS encoding Gfo/Idh/MocA family protein: protein MTSTTPVKIGILSFAHLHGAGYAAVLADLPGVELRAADENAERGKPLADRLGIPFTTSYDELLEWAPDGVVICSENAGHRVLVEKAAAAGAHVLCEKPLATSLADGKAMIDACDAAGVHLMTAFPVRFAEAIAGLERIVRSGGLGRIHAVAGTNPGTMPGGWFVDPQLAGGGAVMDHTVHVADLLRWMLDSEAVEVYAQHNKILYPDLPVETAGTIAVTFADGTVATIDCSWSKPKSYPTWGAVTMEIVGEDGVAAADAFAQTINVYSDGPGRQGPQSVSWTPWGGNADAGLVEAFVSGIREGTAPHPNGWDGYRATEIAFAAYKSAETGQPVKLPLEV from the coding sequence ATGACCAGCACGACCCCAGTCAAGATCGGGATCCTGTCCTTCGCGCACCTGCACGGCGCGGGCTACGCGGCCGTCCTGGCCGACCTGCCCGGTGTCGAGCTGCGCGCCGCCGACGAGAACGCCGAGCGCGGCAAGCCGCTCGCGGACCGGCTCGGCATTCCGTTCACCACCTCCTACGACGAGCTGCTCGAGTGGGCTCCCGACGGCGTGGTGATCTGCAGTGAGAACGCCGGGCACCGGGTGCTGGTGGAGAAGGCCGCGGCGGCGGGTGCGCACGTGCTGTGCGAGAAGCCGCTGGCCACCTCACTCGCCGACGGCAAGGCGATGATCGACGCCTGCGACGCGGCCGGCGTGCACCTGATGACGGCGTTCCCGGTGCGGTTCGCCGAGGCGATCGCCGGGCTGGAGCGGATCGTCCGGTCCGGTGGGCTCGGCCGTATCCACGCGGTGGCCGGCACCAACCCGGGCACGATGCCCGGCGGGTGGTTCGTCGACCCCCAGCTCGCCGGCGGCGGCGCGGTGATGGACCACACCGTGCACGTGGCCGACCTGCTCCGCTGGATGCTCGACTCCGAGGCGGTCGAGGTCTACGCCCAGCACAACAAGATCCTCTACCCCGACCTGCCGGTGGAGACCGCCGGCACGATCGCGGTCACCTTCGCCGACGGCACCGTCGCCACCATCGACTGCAGCTGGAGCAAGCCGAAGTCCTACCCGACGTGGGGCGCGGTCACCATGGAGATCGTGGGGGAGGACGGCGTCGCCGCGGCGGACGCGTTCGCCCAGACCATCAACGTCTACTCCGACGGGCCGGGCCGGCAGGGTCCGCAGAGCGTGTCGTGGACGCCGTGGGGCGGCAACGCCGACGCGGGCCTGGTCGAGGCGTTCGTGTCCGGGATCCGGGAGGGCACCGCGCCGCACCCGAACGGCTGGGACGGCTACCGCGCCACCGAGATCGCGTTCGCGGCGTACAAGTCGGCGGAGACCGGCCAGCCGGTGAAGCTGCCGCTGGAGGTGTAG
- a CDS encoding Gfo/Idh/MocA family protein: MVCTRSGEIGLRKGLPQVKVSRVGVVGLGGIGRVHIGGWRELGAELHGFDELPESRAVAQKDLGLQVHPDLASLLRSVDVVDVCTPTDTHAPLALAALRAGKPVICEKPLARTLEEADELIAASEQAGVPLFTAQVVRFMPEYASARDAVAAGRIGRPGVMRFTREGGMPNPQGWYHDMARSAGIIGDVMIHDIDFARWIAGDVVRVYAKLMRPAGPQNGPTHAYAILTHVGGTISHLTASWARQGGSFRTSYELAGSEGLIDYASDQRPVVQTIPGTLAAAAGSSFGSSFTRELAEFAAAIEGGPQPRVTAHDGRAALAVALAAVTSAQTGQAVELPVSATPYEGSAPVAAEVASA; this comes from the coding sequence ATGGTCTGCACCAGATCTGGTGAGATCGGTCTAAGGAAGGGTTTGCCACAGGTGAAGGTCTCCAGAGTGGGCGTCGTCGGTCTCGGCGGCATCGGGCGGGTGCACATCGGTGGTTGGCGGGAGCTGGGGGCCGAGCTGCACGGCTTCGACGAGCTGCCCGAGTCCAGGGCGGTCGCGCAGAAGGACCTCGGCCTGCAGGTGCATCCCGACCTCGCGTCGCTGCTGCGTTCGGTCGACGTCGTGGACGTGTGCACGCCCACCGACACGCACGCCCCGCTGGCGCTGGCCGCCCTGCGGGCGGGCAAGCCGGTGATCTGCGAGAAGCCGCTGGCCCGGACGCTGGAGGAGGCGGACGAGCTGATCGCCGCCTCGGAGCAGGCCGGCGTCCCGTTGTTCACCGCGCAGGTGGTGCGGTTCATGCCCGAGTACGCCTCGGCGCGCGACGCGGTGGCCGCGGGGCGGATCGGCCGGCCCGGCGTCATGCGGTTCACCCGCGAGGGCGGCATGCCCAACCCGCAGGGCTGGTACCACGACATGGCCCGCTCCGCCGGGATCATCGGCGACGTGATGATCCACGACATCGACTTCGCCCGCTGGATCGCCGGCGATGTCGTACGCGTGTACGCCAAGCTGATGCGGCCCGCCGGACCGCAGAACGGCCCCACCCACGCGTACGCCATCCTCACCCACGTCGGCGGCACGATCTCCCACCTGACCGCGTCGTGGGCCCGGCAGGGCGGCTCGTTCCGCACCAGCTACGAGCTCGCCGGCAGTGAAGGGCTGATCGACTACGCCTCCGACCAGCGGCCGGTGGTCCAGACCATTCCTGGGACGCTGGCAGCCGCGGCGGGATCGAGCTTCGGTTCGTCGTTCACCCGGGAGCTGGCCGAGTTCGCCGCCGCCATCGAGGGCGGACCCCAACCACGGGTGACCGCCCACGACGGGCGCGCCGCCCTGGCCGTCGCGCTCGCCGCGGTCACCTCGGCGCAGACCGGGCAGGCTGTCGAGCTGCCGGTCAGCGCCACCCCGTACGAAGGAAGCGCACCAGTGGCCGCGGAGGTGGCGTCGGCATGA
- a CDS encoding Gfo/Idh/MocA family protein — translation MSGPAAGETGGNVRVGLLGVDTSHAGAYARILNEQAAIPGARITWVWGGVVRADQPDARTLAATYDIGRVIAEPTELLHQTDLVLVVDDSGHGRHHVPQARAFVAAGVPAFLDKPMTQDLREARTLFRLAAERGVPVTSSSALRYARELADDAAYVADLGEPSSVVSVGPGEWSHYGVHAVEQVYAVLGPGVRWVQRTSWPERDVAVLGYGPGGPSAVVQVLRDATCGFHLTLHARKGRHAIAIEDADAYYTGQLRAVVEMVRTGVPPVAPAETLEILAVLRAGELSAAADGARIQLADVLA, via the coding sequence ATGAGCGGACCAGCGGCTGGTGAGACGGGCGGCAACGTGCGGGTCGGCCTGCTCGGGGTCGACACCTCCCACGCCGGCGCGTACGCCCGGATCCTGAACGAACAGGCCGCGATCCCCGGCGCCCGGATCACCTGGGTGTGGGGCGGGGTGGTGCGCGCGGACCAGCCGGACGCCCGCACCCTCGCCGCGACGTACGACATCGGCCGGGTGATCGCCGAGCCGACCGAACTCCTCCACCAGACCGACCTGGTCCTCGTGGTCGACGACTCCGGCCACGGCCGCCACCACGTGCCGCAGGCCCGCGCGTTCGTGGCGGCCGGGGTGCCGGCGTTCCTGGACAAGCCGATGACGCAGGACCTGCGGGAGGCCCGGACGTTGTTCCGGCTCGCCGCCGAGCGGGGCGTGCCGGTGACAAGTTCGTCGGCGCTGCGGTACGCCCGGGAGCTCGCCGACGACGCGGCGTACGTCGCCGACCTCGGCGAGCCCTCCTCGGTGGTCAGCGTCGGCCCGGGGGAGTGGTCGCACTACGGCGTGCACGCGGTCGAGCAGGTGTACGCCGTCCTCGGGCCGGGGGTGCGCTGGGTGCAGCGGACCAGCTGGCCGGAGCGGGACGTGGCGGTGCTCGGCTACGGGCCCGGCGGCCCGAGCGCCGTCGTGCAGGTCCTGCGCGACGCGACGTGTGGTTTTCATCTCACTCTGCACGCCCGCAAGGGCCGGCACGCCATCGCGATCGAGGACGCCGACGCCTACTACACCGGCCAGCTGCGCGCGGTGGTGGAGATGGTGCGCACCGGGGTGCCGCCGGTGGCACCGGCGGAGACGCTGGAGATTCTCGCCGTCCTGCGGGCGGGCGAGCTGTCCGCCGCGGCCGACGGGGCCCGGATCCAGCTGGCCGACGTACTCGCCTGA